Genomic segment of Apium graveolens cultivar Ventura chromosome 7, ASM990537v1, whole genome shotgun sequence:
AAATTTTTATACTTCAAGATCAATTCAAACAAAACATATATTTTTGACATGAGATCCGACAATCGATTTGCAAAAGTTAAAGGCATCCGTGATCTTGCCAAAATTTTAGTTGAAATAAGGAAGAATGCATTGTATACTCTAGTTTATTTGTTATTGAAATTGGCCTTGATTTTCCCGTTGCAACGGCCTCGGTTGAATAAGTATTTTCGGCTATGAACTTGGTGAAGACTAGACTATGTAATCGCTTGAGGGATTATATTTTAAATGATTATTTAGTTACTTGTATTGTGAGAAATTTTTTTGATAGCATTGATAACAAGAAAATTATTCAAGACTATTAAAATATGAAGTCTGGTAGAGAACAATTatgaatataaaaatataatatgaCAAGATTTTTGGTTCTTAATTTTTGTCCCCGCTTACTTAAATTACTGGCTCCATCCCTCGGTACAAACTTGAAAATACTATGTGAATTCAAGCTTAAAAATATAGTCATCCATGTAAAAATTcaccaattttttttatttaattcgAGAATAATCTGATACCAAGGTTTGAGTTTGCCAATTCAATCATTTTTTATATAACTTAGCTGGTGGTGAATCAAACTAAGATACCATGAACCCCAGTGTAATTAATTAACAATAGTGTGAAGGTGATGAGATATCTAGTTAAACTTATCTTTTATCATACCTAGTTTTGGATTTGAAGATCTCAGAACCAGATTCACTGAGCGGCACGATCACACCGGTGATACCGGTGATTCTACAACCTAGAGTGCGGGAAAAATTTCTCATGTCCCCACAAATCAAACCTCGAATATTTTGGTCAATAACTAGCCCCCTACCAACTTTATTTTTTTGTCAAATCTAAAGCAGATTTCATTAATGACATTCAATGAGAACAAACCCCTATGCAAccacattgaaaataaatagAGCTAAATAATTAGTCATTTTGTTTTCGGATTGCTTAACAAACTGAAAATAAATATTCTGAAGattaaaaatgaaggtaatgATTTCGCGGACAATCCAGCACGCATCTCCCCCGAAAAAAATAGTAGCTTCACAATTGACCATCACTATAATAATACCCCATATTTTATTTGTTACATTGTTGGTGCAATAATTTAGTaaatatttgattaattatttttagaattcaAAATTATGGAGAATATTTTATTTAGATAATGGGTtgttaaaaatttgaatttgtaagCTATCTTTTAGTTGTTTAAAATTTAAAGTCAAACTAATGCTATGGAATCAGTAAAAAATTAAGATATGATAAGATATTTTTAAACAACTAATGGGGAGATGATGTGGAAAAATGTGGAGAAAATTATGGACAACGGTTTCATAATTTCTTAGAAGCCTGTTAGTGCTATCACACAAAATTTATCTCAGAGCGACAGCTGAAACCCAACAGAAATGAAAACTATTAATAGTAGAATTATATAACTTACTAGCAAGAGAAGAGGTGGTGCATAGGAAAGAAAGTTTTGGCCTACAGCTCGGACAAGGTCATAAAAGAACTAACCGTTAAGTAATGGGTTGTCAAATGATTTAGAGGAGGAGAAAGAGATTCACAAGGAAGCTAGGTTAAGCCTTACCAAAAGTTTCAAAGCATTTACACCTTGTGGAGGTTTAGTTAAAAATTTAATCACCACATAATTTAATGACTATTATTTATGTTGTATACTAATATTAGTCATTTTAATTTTCAGGTTTATAAATATTTGTACACAATTTTTGACATACTTATATGAGGCTCTAAATTCAGGtaagttttatcaaattattatattatttgtttatgtgtttatatattatgtTAGGTTATTGTTTAATGCatgtttaattgatttaattgattaattgttaTTTGTACTGGCTACAAGATGTTTAATTAGTAGTAATCTAATTTGTCATGTTCCctgttgtttttgtttttaatttttatgtcaTTAACTTGGTTTAAGAAATTATATGATTCTCAGGTTTTTACATTTTATTAATTGGGTGATATGatatattttaatattgttagtgtggctagttttgttaattattatttaCTAGATATGTGTATGAGTTGTTTACAATAATTATCATGTTATATTATGCTAGTAAttaatatgtaaaaatatttgtaaaataaaatctattttcacAAGTTTTGGTTTATTAAGGTTTATTAAAATTGACAAAATATGTATTTGTGGGACTAATGATATATAAAGTATTTTATTATAAAGGACATAAGTAGTCAAAATATTATGTAAATTTAAGTTAAGTAATTAATAATTGATTGTTTGTTTATCTAAAATCATAAATTGTTTACATTTGTTAATCATATTATGTTATTATGTATTCCTCATAACATATTTGTTACTTTAGTCTCATTATTTTTTTAAccaatatgttattaattataGTATCTAATACTTGGgcataataatttaaaatttgaaaGTAATGTTGTAGTATTAATGTGTAGAAGTAAATTTGATAATCTTGTAAGTATGATAAACAGAGAGCatgttatatttatttttatcattttcttaAATTGTTGTTATAATTTAATATGTTAAATAAATGTATAATTTAAGTTTGTCTACTTTTATAAAGTTATATACTTAAAGATTTCTATATtacttttataaattaataaaatatctttTATATTTTATGAACCAGCTTGTATATTATTCAGATTATTTGTTAGTTAAATGTTTATACTATAGCATGAGATAGTGATCATCTCTATTAATTCTGGTAACtgtataaaaataatataattttgttaGCTTACTTTTTGGGTGGCGTTTATAAGTTATATTTGtgttgatattatagattagTGTGGAGGTTGATTTAGAGCTAGGGAGTGATTTAATATTTTAGACTCATTCAGGTACGAGTATCCTCAATTTCTCTCCATTTCAAATATATTTTCTTCCTCTGTACTTATTGTCCTATCATATTTATCTtatcatattttattttgttaagttGTACATCGTGTATATGTACACTTGTTAATTTTTGCTCAGCCATCTTTGATCCATGTTGTTGCTTAACCACTTTGGTTCTATGTTGCCTATCACTATACTTGATTTGTCACATGCAActtttattttcaatattattgGCAACATTTTATAATTATTTGTTATGGGCTCTTAAACTTATCTTTTTGGGTAAATCACATATGAGACACATGGAGTTTTTGCACTCTTTGGTGCTCTCGACACTAACTCGTATCAGTGCTGTGAGTATACGAATATGTCTCTGGGGTATCACACATGATTAAGATCATGATCATTTTGTTTGTTTGGGAAATATTTTATACATTTCATTTTGTCCTTCTTGTGGATAACCGGAGAAGGAACTGTTTGCACTGTGCTTTGCTTGGTGTTTACTAGCGAGCGGAGGTTTTATAAGATGCCCTTATTAGTACCCACCTTACTTGTTCTCATCCATTtctttaattttgttccatattatTTTGGATCTTGTTAGAGAACTTTATTTTGGATCTTTTGAACTTTTGTTAGCTTAATAAATTATGTTTAGCTTGTTTTTACTTCCATTAATAAATAAAGCTTAGCTTTTGTAGCCTCTACTTGTTTAAGTGGGGTGTTACAacgttggtatcagagcttaggttatAGTTTCTGTAGACTGTCCTTTAGGATTTGACGTGTGAGTTTTGGGTTGACTTCATACGGGTAGATTTATGATTTTGTGAGATATGTGTTTGTGCACTCATAAAATTTTGTGCAGGATGGCAAGAGGTAGCAGTAGTCGAAATATTGGGGGGAATGATAATCAGTAGATTGTTATggataggagtacttttatggagATGTTGCGGGAAGTTCAACGTGGGAAGAATCCCACTACTAACGGGCAAGATCGAGATGGTCAAACTATGTTCGATCGGTTTATGAAGCAAAGACCCAATTATTTTAAGGAGGCCAAGACTCCCATGGATGCTGAAGCTTGGATATATCACATGGAGAAAATTTTCATTGTCTTGGAGTATTCAGAGGTGAAAAAGGCTCAATTTTCTACATATCATCTTGAGGGGGATGCTAATACTTGGTGGAAGTCTATGGTAGCCTCGCAAGCACCTGGCTATGAAAATACTCTTAGTTGGCATATATTCAAAACTCAGTTTGGCCAGAGGTACTTTCCAGCCAGCATACGTGAGGAATATATAAGGGAGTATCAGAGTATTATTCTAAGAGATGATGAGTCGGTGGCAGACTTTCAAGTCAGATTTCAGAGGTTAGCTGGTTATGCGAGATATGTGGTTGGTCAGAAGCGGATAAAATCATGAAGTTTATGTGGGCATTAAAGAATTCCATCGGCAAACATATCATCTCTAACCGCTACACATCCATGGATACCTTGGTTGATAGTGCCAGAGATCAAGAGCTTCATCAGGTTGACTTTCtcaagaaaagaaaaagggaagaggAATTTTCCCATCGTCGACATGGATTTCAGAAAAATGGTGGGTCTTCAGGTGGATTCAAACCAAATAATCAAAGGTATAATACTCGGAATTTCAGCAAAAGAATGGAAATCAAGGAAATGAGCAAAAGAGGTCTTTCAACCAAACTGGAAATAAGGAAGTATCTAAGTGTGAGCATTGTGGAAAGATGCATGGAGGAAGCACTTGCTATTGGGCTACTAGAGCATGCTTCAATTATGGAAAGAAGGGTCACACTATTCAAGACTGTCAGATGCCACCAAAGAATCCTTGGGATCGTAGAGATCAGGGAGAGAAAAGCAACCAGAAGACTTCCGGTCGTGTGTTTTCCATCACTGCAAAAGATGCTGCAAGTACTCCAAGTACCATTTCAGGATCACTTTCTGTCGATACTGGAGCTACACATTCATTTATCTCTACATCTTATGTTAAACACTTAGACATTGTATCCACTGCACTTATATCGGATTTTTTTGTTGGCACTCCTATGGGTGTAACTATACTTATGAATTCTCAGTATCTTGATTGTGTAGTTAGAGTAGACGATAGAGAACTATTTGTTGATCTCTTACCTATTCAGATGAGGGACTTTGATATCATACTGGGGATGGATTGACTGGAGCGACACAAAGCTACAATTGATTGTCCAGGAAAAAGAATAATTTTTGGGGACTCCAATTCGCCCGAGTTCGTGTTTCAGGGTTCTAAGCCTAGTGGTTGTGGAAAATTCATTTCGGCCATCAAGGCTAAGAAGATGATTGCTCATGGATGTGAAGGATTTttagcatatgtgattgacatATCCAAGGTGCAGCCAGAATTAGAAGATGTTCTTGttgttcatgagttttcagatgTATTTCCCGAAGATTTGGAGGGTCTTCAGCCCGAAAGAGTGATAAAATTTTCTATCGATTTGTTACCAGATGCACAACCTATTTCcaaggcaccttatagaatggctCCGTTAAAGGTACAAGAGCTGAAAGAACAGCTGGAGGAGTTACTTGATAAGGGTTTTATTAGACCCAGTTTTTCACCTTGGGGAGCACCAGTTCTATTTGtgaataagaaggatggttcgaTGAAACTCTATAttgattatcgagagttgaaccgAATCACGGTGAAGAATAGATTTCCATTACCGAggatcgatgacttatttgatcagctTTAAGGAGCAAaatacttttcaaagattgatctaCGGTCAGGTTACCATCAACTAAGAGTGAAGGCAAGTGATATTCCGAAAATAGCATTCAGGACTCGTTACAGACACGACGAGTTCTTGTTATATCTTTTGGATTAAAAAATGCACCTGCAGTTTTCATGGACCTAAGGAACAGGTTATTCAAGGATTTTATGGACAAgtttctgattgtgtttattgatgatatattgGTGTATTCAAAGTCAGTGGAGGTTCATGAGGAGCATCTTCGAGTTGTATTGGAAATACTAGGGAATAACAAATTGTATGCAAAATACAGGAAGTGTGAATTTTGTCTTGATCAAGTTGCATTTTTGGGATATATTGTATCAGCAGTTAGAATCAAGGTGGATCCAGCCAAGGTTGAGGCTATTACCAATTGGCCAAGACCTAGCACTGCAACAGAAGTGAGGAGTTTCTTGGGACTCGCGGGCTACTATCACCGATTTGTAGAAGGCTTTTCGACAATTGCGATGCCATTGACACAGTTGACTCGAAAAAGCAACAAGTTCATATGGACCGATGAGTGTGAGactagttttcaagaattgaagaagagactTGTGACATCAGCGGTATTGACACTACCATCAAGATTGGGAAGCTATGtgatttatagcgatgcttcgaAGAAGGGACTTGGCTGTGTATTGATGTAACATGGAAATGTGATTGCCTACGCTTCAAGATACTTAAAGCCTCACGAGGTGAATTATCCGACACATGACTTAGAGCTTGCAACCGTCAtttttgcattgaagatatggagacaCCATTTGTATGGTGATAAGTGTGAGATATTTActgaccacaagagtttgaagtacatattcacgtagaaagagcttaatatgaggcaaagacAATGGATTGAATTATTTAAAGACTATGATATGAGCATTCAGTATCATCCCCAAAAGGCTAATAAGGTTGCAAATGCTATAAGCAGAAAGGATTTTGGGAATTTAGCCGCGTTGGTGACACAACAACCTCCTCTTTAACGTGAGATTGAGAAATTTGGTTTGGAGTTTTATCATCGGGATACAGTTGGTATGGTAGCAAGTTTGCATGTCCAGGCTAGTCTTATCATTAGGATTAAGGCAGCTCAAGATGGAGATGGAAAATTATGGTCTTTTGTCCAGAATATTGATCCTGAAAAGCAACCGGGATTTCATTTTGATGATCATGGCATTCTATGGATGTATAATCGTCTATGTGTGCCTGGTAAAAAGGAACTCGGGGAAGAATTGATGGAAGAGGCTCATAGATCACCGTTTTTTATTCATCCAGGTGAGACAAATATGTATCGAGAATTAAAGGAACACTTTTGGTGGAGTGGCATGAAACGAGATATTGCCGATTTTGTTTCGAAGTGTTTGACTTGTCAACAGGTGAAGATTGAGCACTAGAGGCCAAGTGGTTTATTACAACCATTGGAGTTACCTACTTGGAAGAGGGAGAATATTTGCATGGATTTTATCATAGGACTTCCTAAGACTTTTAAGAaacatgatgcgatatgggtgatTGTAGATAGACTCACTAAATATGCTCACTTTTTGGCAATTCGTGAGAACAAGAACTTGGAGAGCTTAACGCTATTATACAGGAATGAGATTGTTAGACTACACGGGATTCCAATTTCGATCGTTTCCAACCGAGATCCCAAATTCACTTCAAGATTTTGGAAAGGATTTGAAAAGGCATGGGGCACCAAGTTGAACTATAGCACAGCTTTTCATCCACAGTCGGATGGGCAGTCAGAGAGGACAATTCAGACCTTGGAGGACATGTTGCGAGCATGTGCATTAGAATGGTATGGAAATTGGGATGACTATTTGTCTTTGGTTGAATTTGCTTATAATATTAGTTGGCAGAGCAGCATTGGTATGGCTCCTTTTGAGGCACTCTATGGGCGCAAGTGCAGAACACCTATTTGTtggaatgaagtaggagaaaagcTTTTAGGGGGTCCCGATCTAGTCCAAGTCACTACAGATAAGGTAGCAGTTGCTCGAGAAAGACTTGAACTAGCTCGATCTAGACAGAAGAGTTATGCTGATAAGGGTAGACGAGAATATGAATTTAAAGTAGGAGACAAGGTCTTCCTTTAGGTATCTCCTCAGAGGGGCATTCAGCGATTCGGTCAGAAGGGTAAGCTAAGTCTGAGGTATATAGGTACTTTTGAGATTCTTGAGAAGGTTGGAGTTGTGGCATATAGAATCGCTTTACTGCCATAATTATCACGGGTGCACAATGTGTTTCATACATCGGTTCTGAGGAAGTATGTATATCATCCTAATCATGTTGTTCCGTATCCCTTAGATGCATTTCGTGAAGATTTATCTTGTGAAGAAGAAGCTGAAGCTATATTGGCGAGGGAGGAAAGAGTGTTGCGCAAGAACACGATCCCTTTTGTTAAAGTTTTATGGAAAAATCATGATGGTGGAGTGAGCGTGAGTTGACAGTCATAAACAAAAGGTAATTGTCCTCTCCAACTTATATTAATTGGTGTTGTATTTATGTGTATAATTATATGTTTGGTTAGGTGCATTATGATAACTactgtgtttgtgtttgtgtttgtgtttgtgtttgtgtttgtgtttgtgtttgtttgTGTATCCCTGCTTAAAGCCTGAGTCAAGGACGTACTATGTGTATGTTAGTTCAAGGCcaagatttaattattttaattattaatttttaataagaTTTGATCTTTTGTAATATACATCTTAATTATGAAATTTGTTTGCTATTTTTCTATTATGGTATTCAATTCAGACTCTAGCCATGCTTTGCTTTAAAAGGGTTTCATATATATAGGGTTgttaataatatttataaatcagCGGGTTAaattgtgtgtgtgtatatatatataattcgaTCATGATTTTTTTTATTGCTATTAATTAGGATAGAATATGTATGCTTGTAACATGACCGGAGATAAATTATTAATTTGTTGTCCATTATTTAATATTAAGTATTTTGCGTGGAAGAAGTCCCTGACtaataatatatttttgttatcatgattaattataatattaatttatatgtATAAGTTTAATAATATAGGTAATTAAGTCGAACAATGGTACATTATTATTAAAAGTTAGTTAAGTTAGTAGTTAATGTCCTCCTTGAACTTGACGCGTGCGCTAGTTTGATCACTTGAGTCATGGTGACTTTTTTTCATTTGATATTCATTTGAATATATTAGTTTAATAATAATAACTTGGAATTTTCCATATTCGTGGCAATAAATTATGTATGTTATTATATTAGATATCCTCACTTATAATTGAATGTGCTATTAATTTCTTTACTACACAGTCGGGGAAACTAGTTGTTAATTTAATACTGATATCATATTAACATAAATGGTGCATGCATGATTACTAGATTTTACATGTGTAATGGTTAGTTTATTCTTTTATTATTATAATGACTTTCTGGCATGACAGTAAACTAGAATATAAATGTGGTCAAATTGGTTAGTTAACATGTATTAAAAACCGAGGCTAGTAACAGGATTAATTAGTATAAGtagtaataattaataaataattacataTGAATATAATGTATATTAACTATAAATTATTATTTTGTATTTAGATCGTGGGCTCGGAAATTAGCGATTTCGTTGTGGATTTTGTTAGTATTTTAGTTGCGATATTCGAGGTACGGATTAtgtcccctttttattcagcGTTACTCCTCTTAacatttataaatatttgatttgTTCAGTTCTTCTGTATCCTGCTCATTCAATATTTgatttgactttttctaacttccgaaaattattttaaaattgatttggaaattttaaatATCAGTTTATGCGGTTTTCAAAAATTATCTATGACACCCTTTGGTTTGAAAATCTAAATTATTTGTTTCAAGTGATTTAAAATTTTGtgagaatatttttatttgaccGTTAGAGAAATATAGGGTATACCtagt
This window contains:
- the LOC141674779 gene encoding putative mitochondrial protein AtMg00860, translating into MDLRNRLFKDFMDKFLIVFIDDILVYSKSVEVHEEHLRVVLEILGNNKLYAKYRKCEFCLDQVAFLGYIVSAVRIKVDPAKVEAITNWPRPSTATEVRSFLGLAGYYHRFVEGFSTIAMPLTQLTRKSNKFIWTDECETSFQELKKRLVTSAVLTLPSRLGSYVIYSDASKKGLGCVLM